The Streptomyces sp. RKAG293 genome includes a region encoding these proteins:
- a CDS encoding anti-sigma factor antagonist, producing the protein MTIQWHYTTLDGLGLLSVSGFLGADSVSRFGGAVGWVQARGAGPVILDLALLQGWSAAGQEAVTEAARRLAAVGRPLELAAIPADGLVVPADSHPPVTIHYDLAAALTAHQVSAEDPSGQQEWRTTGWPNNGVPATA; encoded by the coding sequence ATGACGATCCAATGGCACTACACCACCCTCGACGGTCTGGGGCTCCTGTCCGTCTCCGGCTTCCTGGGCGCTGACTCCGTCTCACGTTTCGGCGGAGCGGTGGGCTGGGTGCAGGCGCGAGGCGCCGGCCCCGTGATTCTCGACCTGGCTCTCCTGCAGGGATGGTCAGCAGCGGGGCAGGAGGCCGTGACCGAAGCGGCCCGCCGCCTCGCTGCCGTCGGCCGGCCGCTGGAACTCGCGGCGATCCCTGCGGACGGGCTGGTCGTCCCCGCCGATTCGCATCCGCCGGTGACCATCCACTACGACCTGGCTGCGGCTCTGACCGCGCATCAGGTGTCTGCAGAGGACCCGAGCGGCCAGCAGGAGTGGAGGACCACCGGTTGGCCGAACAACGGAGTGCCGGCCACGGCCTGA
- a CDS encoding ATP-binding protein: MTVPMAPGAVARARETAEDVYRAWGINRAHPVMGPALLILSELVANSVRHAATASPQATVTYAAGADVLAFAVHDRHPHQPDLVEFAVAGGGLAMIAELTAELGGTCTVRPDADGGGKNMWITLPL, from the coding sequence ATGACCGTTCCCATGGCGCCCGGTGCGGTGGCCCGGGCGCGTGAGACCGCCGAAGACGTCTACCGCGCCTGGGGCATCAACCGGGCCCACCCGGTCATGGGACCCGCACTGCTCATCCTGAGCGAACTGGTCGCGAACAGTGTCCGGCACGCCGCTACGGCGTCCCCGCAGGCCACCGTCACGTACGCGGCCGGGGCGGATGTTCTGGCCTTCGCGGTCCACGACCGCCATCCCCATCAGCCGGACCTGGTCGAGTTCGCCGTCGCCGGTGGTGGCCTGGCGATGATCGCCGAGCTGACCGCCGAACTCGGGGGCACCTGCACGGTGCGGCCCGACGCCGACGGAGGCGGGAAGAACATGTGGATCACCCTGCCGCTGTAG
- a CDS encoding pyridoxamine 5'-phosphate oxidase family protein, with the protein MTSTTRRMTEMMGPEALWLLRGTTGGRLVFVQRGLTQVRPAVHVLENGRLIVRVPAPEGALAGPAVVTYNAEEIDAARRSGWSISVTGPVGLIVDVNEAAHYRRTLPGWVFGPHDTLAHISPQTVRGYRLAAATAAAAEIAGSGRSNGS; encoded by the coding sequence ATGACCTCCACGACCCGCAGAATGACGGAAATGATGGGGCCCGAAGCCCTGTGGCTGCTCAGAGGCACCACCGGTGGCCGTCTGGTGTTCGTCCAACGCGGGCTGACCCAGGTGCGGCCGGCGGTCCATGTCCTGGAGAACGGTCGTCTGATCGTCCGCGTCCCGGCGCCCGAAGGCGCCCTCGCGGGACCAGCCGTTGTGACGTACAACGCCGAGGAGATCGATGCGGCACGGCGCAGCGGGTGGTCGATCAGCGTCACCGGACCGGTCGGGCTGATCGTTGACGTCAACGAGGCCGCACACTACCGCCGTACGCTCCCCGGCTGGGTCTTCGGTCCGCATGACACGCTCGCCCACATCAGCCCGCAAACCGTTCGCGGCTATCGGCTTGCCGCTGCTACCGCCGCCGCTGCGGAGATTGCCGGTTCAGGAAGGTCGAACGGTTCGTGA